The following nucleotide sequence is from Zea mays cultivar B73 chromosome 1, Zm-B73-REFERENCE-NAM-5.0, whole genome shotgun sequence.
TTGGACCTCCTAAAAGCTAGCAGTCCAAAAGTGGCTAGAAGCTGAAACATGTCGGCGGTGTATTCTATTTTTTAGTACTCTGTCAGAGAGCCATGAAGAGTGAAACATAAGTATTTGCTATGTTAAGAGTCTTGGTTACCTGTTAGGTAACAAATCAGTTTTCTTTGCTCGATTCCTTGAATTTATAATGCGGTCTTCATCTCTACTATATAAAACACCAGTTTTTCAGGTTTTCACGTATACATGGCCGCTCAACGTAACCTTCCCATtttataaaaaataaaataaaattatgCACAAGTGGTCATTTGAACCTTTGTTATTGTCTCTACATTCACCCTCACCTATTCATAATATTAAAATAAAACCTACTTATAATATTATAGTAATGTACGAGTATCTGATAACATTATAGTAATGTACGACTATCTGACTAATTTAATTTTACATGCGGGCTTTGTCAAGAAATCTTATCTTGCGCGTGGTTACCTACTAGTACGAAGACTAGTTAGAAACTTTGGAGATCGCGAAAAATCTAGAGCATTTCGTTTAGgctccgtttgtttcgttggaattgaattccattttaataattataatttagacaaaactaatgaattccattttaataattataatttagacaaaactaattaagtttatatatttatatatgtaatatatttatatatgtaatatatttatatatgtaatatatttatatattattctaaatcatatgagacagatagttatatactacatttatgttatagcggTCCAAGTAGAAGAGTGTACTATAAGTTGTATATcagaaaaatagcatgtaaatctatagaatcaatttttatctctcaccccatgaatttgagataggcttatatgataactttgaaaagtggtggaatgtcacattctaaaaaaataacatattctattagtaagattctaattcctcaaaatgaaataaaacaaacggggccttaaaAAAATCAAGAGCGTAAATTATGAAATACATGGTGGCCGTCGCACATTTTTTGTCAGAAAAGGTAATATTTTCCCCTTTGTTTTTGAAAGTAAAACCTTTTTTCTTATCACTCTGAAGCTCCAAAGGCAAAAGATCATGAATTTGACATGCCAGTTGCCAGCGACGCACTCGCCACAATCATCGGAAGGACCATGTATTTGGCGCGTCCATGATCCGTACGTGGCACCCATTTCAGCCATATCAATTTGACGTCTACTGCACGCTGTTGTTTGGCAGAAATCTCCGAGCACATGCAGCTGCAAATATTCAAGCAATTCTGGATAAATTTTAGACTCATCAGACCCACATGTAGAAGTCTTGCGCACTCGTGCTGATTCGTCAACATGGGTGGAAAATTCAAGGTACCCGCGGCAAACAGTTCATTTAATTCCAACATTATCCCATATTTTCTTTTTGCAGTTTGACGTCACTTCTGGAAGAAGCGACACATTATCATTTCAACCAGTATAGGGTAATTGTGTAATGACTTGCAATGTAGTCTCATTTTCAACTTTGAATTACAAACAGGGTAACACGCGCCAttcatgtagcacataaatatctttcTCGTATAGACAACAATATAGATATTTTACACATAAAAccatattagcttaattgatatgtgTCTAAATCAtggttattaaaatggaattcgatCCAAAGGATCCAAACAGGCCTAAACTGATTCTAAACACATATATCTAGATCATAAACAAGTATAGAACatttttagaaaaaaaaacaGTGTTAGTTCATATTTTCTTGATTTCAAATAGATAAATCTTAAAATTTTATACAATAATTCATATTTTTATTAtttataaaaatataaaaaccATCTTTATAACCAGCATGGTGATTAAATTTGTCTGGTTTTAACAATTGAAAGATGTTTGTTACCCGGTTTCATAGTTTAAGGTTAAAAATTAGACTACGCACAAGCAAAGTTTGATGGGGGAAACTTTACTTCCCATAATACTATATGTATGTGTTGCATACCCTAGGTCGTTATAGTTTTGTTCTGGATTAGACTTCTCTGACTCCAACTTATATTATATATATGCGCCAACATATAGAACACCaaattagggcttgttcggttattcccaatatatatggattggatgagattggaaaaagttgagaagaagtttgacttatttgggattcaaacccatccaatctcactcaatccacatggattgagagctaacctagCTTCTTTAGAAATATCATACTCCCTCTATCTTAATTTAGTATTCGTTGTAGCACTTATTTTGTTTATATCTATATTCAAATTGATGATGAGAAATCTAGATACATATACGAAACACATACATTAATTATCGTATGAATCATTAAAAGGCAaaaacaaattttaatttgggaCTGAGGGAGTAACATATATCTTGGCAGTGTATTTATTAGGTATTATATGGACGTTAGTGTAAATATCTATGAGCTTAGTAAACTGTAGAGAAGCTTGCCTCGGAACATTTTGGAACGAATGAGTATCCCAGAATTCCATGCTCGTCTATTAACGAACAACAGAATGCAAATATATCTTAACATTAGCAGCTGTGTGGAAATGAACGTTGCATTACGGAGCGAGCAACATTTAGTATTTAGTCGCAATATACATTCTCGACACACATTTTGGTCGAAAGGTCAAGCAGTAATGGACGCTTTATCGATCAACAAAATCCACATCAAGTTTGGCAGCGTAAATCGGATCCAGTGCATTATTTGCGTATAGCACTCCTATTTAGGATTTAGCAGACGAGCGTATACATGCCATGCCAGCAAGACAAAGCTACGACTCGCTATCCGTTTTTCCTTGCCAAACTCGTGGAAGCTCGGCGAGAAAACTGTAGCACGCAAATGTTGAATTCTTCACACTACCACAGCTATATATAGACATCATCACTACTCAGCAGCAAGACAGTTGGAGGGGGTAATTCGGAGCAGCTAGCAGACAGACAGACGAAATGGCTTCCGTCCTCCACCACCTCTTCCCGctcgtcgtcgtcctcctcctcgcgGCCGCTGCCGACGCGGCCACCTTCACCGTGACCAACAACTGCCCGTACACCGTGTGGGCGGCCGCCGTGCCGGGCGGCGGGCAGCAGCTGGACAACGGGCAGACGTGGAGCATCGACGTGCCGGCGGGCACGACGGGCGGGCGCGTGTGGGCGCGCACGGGCTGCTCCTTCGACGGCAGCGGCAACGGGCAGTGCCAGACGGGCGACTGCGGCGGCGTGCTGCAGTGCGCGCAGTACGGGCAGGCGCCCAACACGCTGGCCGAGTTCGGGCTCAACAAGTTCGACGGCCTCGACTTCTTCGACATCTCCCTGGTGGACGGCTTCAACGTGCCCATGGACTTCCTGCCCGCCGGCGACGGCTCCGGGTGCCCCAAGGGCGGGCCGCGCTGCGACGCCGACGTCACGTCGCAGTGCCCCGCCGCGCTGCAGGCCCCCGGCGGATGCGACAACCCCTGCACCGTGTTCAAGACGGACCAGTACTGCTGCACCGGCTCGGCGACGGACAACTGCGGGCCCACCGACTACTCCAAGTTCTTCAAGGGGCTCTGCCCGGACGCCTACAGCTATCCCAAGGACGACGCCACCAGCACCTACACTTGCCCCGGCGGCACCAACTACAACGTCGTCTTCTGCCCATGAGCTCCATCGAGCTGCTCAAACATACGTACCTATATAGTTGATCCAGGAGACACGTACGTGAGAAACAAATAAACTAAACTAGCACACAAATGATGAAATGAATAAGTTATTATGAATAACTTGTGCAAGAACACATTACATtattgttcttctagcttcaaggTTGGGAATTGAATTATGTGAAATAATGGTATCAGATACGTTGTGTACCATAGCATCCATGCCTCCATGGCTATAGCGTtagactatctccagcagcttaccaTATATTCAAACTTCATTCTGTGAATAGTGCAATCTACCGGATAGATcagtgcaaaacagtgtttttAAGTAAACTATGGATAAACTGCTACAGACGGTCTTAGACCTTAGTCTAACGCTATAGAGCCATTGGTCTTAGTCTAGCACTATAGTTTCCTCGGTTGAAGAAAACATGCGTGTCATCAGGGACGGATCTAGCGGTGGGGCGGGCGGGGCTCGAGCCCCTCCTACCGTTTCGGATCCCATGGAGCCCCACTATAGCCTCCCCTAATCtaaaatatatataatataatgtAGAATGAGCTTTTATACTGCAGCAATTTAGTTCAGTCCCTCCTAAACTTTTTTCTGGCTCCGTCCCTGCGTGTCATACAAGATGTTTACTCTTGGCGCCCTATTTTACTTGGTTTGCAAGTACTGTTTGAAGAAGTTTACAAAGTCTGGCCGTGACTTCTACAATATTTTGTCTCTatagattgcagctgcagcaataCGAAGACCTGCAGCCGCAGCTGCCACCCGGGCAGATACCAGTGATGCAGCGTGGACAGGGACATCCAGATTATATTTATCAAGAGAGTCTGTGCATAAGCAATAGCAAATAGCAATCCCATAGGATATATCCGGCATTTACCCCATCGGCTTGACCAAACAGGTCAAGGCTGCAGCAAAATCTCTAGCTGGGATCAGATTACTAGAATATCATATCGTCACAGGTCAAAACCACGGGCTTGACGCCTTGGCATGAGGACATCCATTCAAATTCAAGAGTGCACACGCCTGCACGTAGCAGGTACACACACTGCCCGCGCACGCCCGGCGCAGTCAGTGGACGCGGAATAGGTCATGTTGGACAACGGCAATGGCTTGTGGTCGTGGACGCTGCGTCACAAGTTCTAGATTCAAAACCTGGATCCTTCCGTCAGCGATACATTCGTGAGGAGGAAGATACGAAAGATTCGTTTCTCTTTCCACGGCGACGTAAACACAGAGAGAGATGATGCAACGGTGAAGGGTATCTCTTCTCTCCACATGTTTTGTTCATTACAAGCTGTACAAGTTTGCTATATAGAAAGATAGTTTCTTAAGAATAGGTTCAGTAATAGTCCACATAACTatttactccctccgtttcgttttatttgtcgctgaatagtacaaaattgaactatccagcgacaaataaaaagaaacggagggagtatttggTTTTTAATTTAACACTCTCTTGGACGAGTACCATGACTAACTTATACCACGTTAAAACTTGGGGAAAAAACCTAGTGGAGGGAAGTGAAGAAAGACTGTATAGTATCACTCAATCTATTGCACTTTTTGCTTGGTTATTAAAATCACTTGTGAGAAATTTCAGAAAAAAAACACACATAATAACCAAAAGAGTACAATACTCACCTTTAAGTCAATTACAACCTTCAAGGTTGTGTAGGTTACTAACTTCAGAACCGAATAATGAGGACTAACATTCATGGATGTCCTCCTTCTGAGTTCTACGGGTCTCCTAAATGCCTCGTCCCTATATCTTAAGCACATCTTTTAAATATGATTGTTGGCAAGAATTTAGTGAATAAGTTAGTCAAATTATCACAAGACTTGACTTACAAGATTTTCACCTCACCCTCATTCTATAGGTTGTGAGGACGAAAAATTTTAGAAGAAATATGCCTAGTAATTTTACTCTTAATATAGCTTGTTTCTATTTGTGCAACATATGCGCGTTATCTTCAAGGATAATTATGGGGTATTTATTGTGTAAAAATATGACTATTGGATGTGAGTAGTCATCTCCATAGCCAAGCACATTCTCACTTCATATAATGTGATTATCTCTGAATGGTTACTAGACATAGCAACTAGTATATGTTTACTCGATCTCGATGATATGACAATACCATCACAGAGAAACACAAATTTAGTTTGAGATCTAACATTATAGGGATCTGATAGATATCCAGCATCTGTATAGACGTAGCAACTAGTATATGTTTACTCAATCTCGAGGATACGACAATACCATCACAGAGAAACACAAAATCCAGTTTGAGATCTAACATTATAGGGATCTGATAGATATCCAGCATCTGTATAGACGTAGCAACTAGTATATGTTTACTCAATCTCGAGGATACGACAATACCATCACAGAGAAACACAAAATCCAGTTTGAGATCTAACATTATAGGGATTTGATAGATATCCCGCATCTGTATAGCCCACCAAAGTTTGGTCGTGATTTTTTTTGGGAAAACAGTCCAATATGTTGAGAGCCTTTGTGGTATTTTATTATAGCCTTAACACGTGTTCAATGTCTTATGGTTAGATTTATACTGTTGTGAATCATCTAGACCCCTTAGTGatattttggtaattaatgacaactgtttgtggactaacggttcttggagaaataagaatgcatggttggaccacatagaacaggaaatcttggagatctataagcattggttgtggatcaagtgaaggcaaaggtataacataggttttgttttcgccggtctccaggagtttagagaagatacttgtcggcgtttcggacccgcgaggaccgtcaaccgaccagtaaatttgttgatgcgtgtccctgcccagataggttgatgcaagatggaacacaagagggaagcgaggcttatgttatctcgcaccgggttgcttgtagtaggggttacaagcatcgcgcgagggagcgagggcgagaatgagagagagagagagagagagtctctgcgTGCTGCCTGTCTCGTCTGCCCCGCCTGTCCTCGATGTGCAACGTTGTCAGTGTTGCAACATATGTCCGcgacgtgccttaggaaggccctggacatccccttttatagacacaaggagatgcccagttgtacaagggggtgtagctatgtactatcatggctggcggagaagcgccttgagccctgtagacgggctaacatggctgtcggagaagcaccttgagccctatagaagcacagctctTGGCGCGGCATGGaacctgctgacgttgtcttgcttccgtagggggttgagagcgatccgacgtcatgggcgcacgtggggaaccatcattacctgttgccggagtaaccttagatgggacaccggtcttgttccttcgtagcctgaggcagctagctaggagtagggtaatgatgtgcccCCTGTAGcgcagtcggtccgaggcccaggtcgagcgaggcggagacttctcctgaggccaaggctgggctcgagcgaggttgtgactcctcccgaggctgaggctgaggctgaggccgaggcttggggtcgggcgaggcagagatcttcttccgaggctgtagccgaggctgaggcctgaggtcggccgaggcggagctccctgttgcacccgaggccgaactcgtgggagatcgtgactctgTTTTGCCTTGGTGGTTGGCATagtagccggagcggggtgaacgacgctgttttcctatcagatcggtcagtaaaggggcgaagcgactgcggtcacttcgaccttgccgactgaggcacgcgtgtgagagcacctagaggggggggggtgaataggtgatcctgctaaacttaaacttatagccacaaaaacttgttaagtgttagcacaataatcgccaagtggctagagaggagtctcaacaaaacacaataccacaagagatcaatcacagagataacacagtggtttatcccgtggttcggccaagaccaacgcttgcctactccacgttgtggcgtcccaacggacgagggttgcaatcaacccctctcaagcggtccaaagaccaacttgaataccacggtgttttgctttgcctttcaatatcccgtttgcgaggaatctccacaacttggagcctctcgcccttacacttgagattcacaaagaaatacggagtaagggaggaactagcaacgcacacaagactcaaaatcagagcaacagcacgcacacaagtcgcaacaagagctcgcaacacaactcaacaagagctctagatgctatcacaatgaaccaaatgctcgaaatcgatgtcttggtgcttaggaatgttgtaggaatgcttggtattctcctccatgcgcctaggggtcccttttatagccccaaggcagctaggagccgttgatagcaaatctggaaggctgatcttgccttctgtcgactggtgcaccggacagtccggtgcacaccggacactgtccggtgcccgatttctttccttaaacggcgcagccgaccgttggccgccagagagccgttggcgcaccggacatgtccggtgcacaccggacagtccggtgcccccttctagccgttggctcggccacgtgtcccgcgcagatcgcgcggccgaccgttggcccggccgaccgttggctcaccggacagtccggtgcacaccggacagtctggtgaattatagccgcacgtcgccggtaaattctcgagagcggccagttcgcccaagtcagtctggcgcaccggacactgtccggtgcaccaccggacagtccggtgctccagaccgaacagccttttggctgtacacagccaacttttctctgactcgatttctcctgtttcaagcacttagacacaatacattagtcttcaaaacaatgtactaatgcttagaaacatacctttactcttgatttgcactttgtccatccatgggtatagattcacatttaagcacttgtgttggcactcaatcaccaaaatacttagaaatggcccaagggcacatttccctttcaatctccccctttttggtgatttatgccaacacaacataaagcaactagaacaagtgcaatatcacttcaaataaaactcaaatttattttgattcaattttggcatatatggatcatcctttgccaccacttggtttgtttttgcaaatcaaaactcaaatttctatctctaagtcaaacacacatgttaagtcataaagagagtcatttcgggAGTATTTGATTcatgattccaaaaactccccctttttcccataatcaacatttctccccacaagaagccaacttttgacaagagagacaataaaagagttttgacaaaacaaaaaactctattctactattttcaaaatctctcaagtggtagctgatccatttatcactttgacctttattttctccccctttggcatcaagcaccaaaacgggatcaatcttggccttttaaccccattgcctcaccaaaatcttcaattaagagcaaataggcaataagagttaaaagatgaacttggaaaagttactcttttcatcggagtgcagtggaagtcttgcatggtccaagtccaccttttcccttttaattatccttcgagactaaaacaagcaaactcaagcatatggttagtctcaaagggtcaagttgtaacacatctccccctaaaactgtgcatcactttgcaacggacttgtgaggtccagggagtgtttgtacaacttgagcaccatactaaacaacaaaatgcaaaaaggaacatgatcaaaagcataaatacatgtatgctacaatttaatccaagttccgcgaatctaagacatttagctcactacgcagcctgcaaaaggtcttctcatctagaggcttggtaaagatatcggctagctggttctcagtgctaacatgaaacacttcgatatctcccttttgctggtggtctctcaaaaagtgatgccgaatgtcaatgtgctttgtgcggctgtgttcaacaggattttccgccatgcggatagcactctcattgtcacataggagtgggactttgctcagattgtagcaaaggtcccgaagggtttgcctcatccaaagtagttgcgcgcaacactgccctgcggcaacatactcggcctcagcggtggatagggcaacagaggtttgtttcttagagttccacgacaccagggaccttcctaagaattggcacgtccctgatgtactcttcctatcgaccttacatccagcatagtcggaatctgagtatccaaccaagtcaaaggtagacccctttggataccagagcccgaagcaaggtgtagcaaccaaatatctaagaattcgcttcaccgccactaagtgacactccttaggatcggattgaaatctagcacacatgcatacgctaagcataatatccggtctactagcacataaataaagtaaagaccctatcattgaccggtatgctttttgatcaacggacttacctcctttgttgaggtcggtgtgtccgtcggtccccatcggagtctttgcgggcttggcatccttcatcccaaaccgcttcagcaagtcttgcgtgtactttgtttgggagatgaaggtgccgtccttgagttgcttcacttgaaacccaaggaagtagttcaactcgcccatcatcgacatctcgaatttcagcatcataaccctgctaaactcttcacaagacttttggttagtagaaccaaatattatgtcatcgacataaatttggcacacaaaaagatcaccgtcgcaagtcttagtaaaaagagttggatcggctttcccaaccttgaaagcattagcaattaagaagtctctaaggcattcataccatgctcttggggcttgcttaagtccatagagcgccttagagagcttacacacgtggtcggggtaccgttcatcctcgaagccagggggttgctccacgtacacctcctccttgattggcccattgaggaaagcgctcttcacatccatttggtacaacctgaaagaatggtgagcggcatatgctagcaagatacgaattgattctagcctagccacaggagcaaacgtctcctcaaagtccaaacctgcgacttgggcataaccttttgccacaagtcgagccttgttcctcgtcaccaccccgtgcttgtcctgtttgttgcggaacacccacttggttcccacaacattttgcttgggacgaggcaccaatgtccaaacttcattgcacttgaagttgttgagttcctcctgcatggccaatacccaatccggatctagcaaggcctcctctaccctgaaaggctcaatagaagagacaaaggagtaatgctcacaaaaattaactaatcgagatcgagtagttactcccttgctaatgtcacccaaaatttggtcgacgggatgatccctttgaatcaccgctcgaacttgggttggaggtgccggttgcgcttcttcctccatcacgtgatcatcttgtgctcccccttgatcacacgcctccttttgatgaacctgttcatcgtcttgagttgggggatgcaccgttgttgaggaagaaggttgatctcgttcatcttgttcctgtggccgcacttctccaatcgccatggttcgtatagcggccgtcggaacatcttcttcatctacatcatcacaatcaacaacttgctctcttggagagccattagtctcatcaaatacaacgtcgctagagacttcaaccaaacccgatgatttgttgaagactctatacgcctttgtatttgagtcataacctaacaaaaacccttctacagctttgggagcaaatttagaatttctacccttcttcactagaatgtagcacctgctcccaaatacacgaaagtaagatacattgggtttgttaccggttagtagctcatacgaagtcttcttgaggaggcgatgaaggtagaccctgttgatggcgtggcaagctgtgttcacggcttccgaccaaaaacgctcgggggtcttgaattctccaagcatcgtcctcgccatatcgattagcgtcctgttcttcctctctaccacaccattttgctgtggtgtgtagggagcggagaactcgtgcttgatcccttcctcctcaaggaactcctccacttgaaggttcttgaactcggacccgttgtcgctccttatcttcttcaccttgagctcaaactcattttgagctctcctgaggaagcgcttgagggtcccttgggtttcagacttatcctgcaaaaagaacacccaagtgaagcgggaaaagtcatcaacaataactaaaccatacttacttcttcctatgcttagataggggacgggtccgaagaggtccatatgtagcagctccaggggtcttgatgtggtcatcacattcttgctgtgatgcgctcctcccacctgtttacctgcctgacaagctgcacaaggtctatctttttcgaattgtacgttagtcaaacctatcacgtgttctccctttagaagcttgtgaaggttcttcatccccacatgtgctaagcggcgatgccacagccagcccatgctagtcttagcaattaagcatgcatctagaccggcctcttcttttgcaaaatcaactaagtaaagcttgccgtctaatacacccttaaaggctagtgaaccatcacttcttctaaagacagacacatctacatttgtaaaaagacaattatatcccatattgcatagttgactaacagatagcaaattgtaaccaagagactcaactaaaaacacattggagatagagtgctcattagaaattgcaattttacctaacccttttaccttgccttgattcccatcaccgaatataattgaatcttgggaatccttattcttgacgtaggaggtgaacatcttcttctcccccgtcatatggtttgtgtatccgctgtcgataatccagcttgaacccccggatgcataaacctgcaaggcaaatttaggcttgggtcttaggtacccaactcatgttgggtcctacaaggttagtgcaaatatccttaggggcccaaatgcaggttttgtctcccttgcattttgcccctaacttcctag
It contains:
- the pco103560(319) gene encoding protein P21 precursor is translated as MASVLHHLFPLVVVLLLAAAADAATFTVTNNCPYTVWAAAVPGGGQQLDNGQTWSIDVPAGTTGGRVWARTGCSFDGSGNGQCQTGDCGGVLQCAQYGQAPNTLAEFGLNKFDGLDFFDISLVDGFNVPMDFLPAGDGSGCPKGGPRCDADVTSQCPAALQAPGGCDNPCTVFKTDQYCCTGSATDNCGPTDYSKFFKGLCPDAYSYPKDDATSTYTCPGGTNYNVVFCP